Proteins from a single region of Primulina tabacum isolate GXHZ01 chromosome 5, ASM2559414v2, whole genome shotgun sequence:
- the LOC142547693 gene encoding delta(24)-sterol reductase-like, translating into MSDLEAPLRPKRKKVWVDYFVKFRWIIVIFVVLPISFTLYFLTYLGDVRSECKSFKKRQQEHDENVKKVVKRLKERNPKKDGLVCTARKPWIAVGMRNVDYKRARHFEVDLSCFRNVLDVDKERMVARVEPLVNMGQISRVTVPLNLSLAVVAELDDLTVGGLINGYGIEGSSHLYGLFSDTVVAYEIVLADGRLVRATRDNEYSDLFYAIPWSQGTLGLLVAAEIKLIPIKEYMKLTYKPVVGNLKELAQAYMDSFAPGDGDQDNPDKVPDFVETMIYSPTEAVCMTGIYASKEEAKKKGNKINSVGWWFKPWFYQHAETALKKGEFVEYIPTREYYHRHTRCLYWEGKLILPFADQCWFRYLLGWMMPPKVSLLKATQGEAIRTYYHEMHVIQDMLVPLYKVGDALEWVHREMELYPLWLCPHRLYKLPVKTMVYPEPGFELHQRQGDTHYAQMYTDVGVYYAPGPVLRGEQFDGAEAVHKMEDWLIENHGFQPQYAVSELSEKNFWRMFDADLYEHCRRKYGAIGTFMSVYYKCKKGRKTEKEVQEAEQAILETPDAEAY; encoded by the exons ATGTCGGATCTCGAGGCCCCATTGCGCCCCAAGAGAAAGAAGGTTTGGGTGGACTATTTTGTCAAATTCCGATGGATAATTGTCATCTTCGTTGTTCTTCCCATCTCCTTCACTTTATACTTCCTCACATATCTTGGGGATGTGAGGTCAGAATGCAAATCCTTCAAGAAGCGTCAGCAGGAGCACGATGAAAATGTCAAGAAAGTTGTGAAACGCCTCAAGGAGAGGAACCCAAAAAAAGACGGTCTTGTCTGCACAGCCCGGAAACCTTGGATTGCTGTTGGAATGCGTAACGTGGACTATAAGCGTGCTCGACACTTTGAGGTGGACCTTTCTTGTTTCAGAAACGTTCTTGACGTTGACAAGGAAAGAATGGTCGCAAGAGTGGAGCCTTTGGTTAACATGGGTCAGATTTCTCGGGTTACTGTCCCATTGAATCTTTCTCTCGCTGTTGTTGCCGAGCTTGATGATCTGACTGTTGGTGGTCTGATCAATGGATATGGAATAGAAGGAAGCTCCCATCTTTATGGCCTATTCTCGGACACTGTTGTGGCTTATGAAATTGTTTTGGCCGATGGGAGGTTGGTTAGAGCTACGAGGGACAATGAATACTCTGATCTTTTCTATGCTATTCCCTGGTCTCAGGGGACACTCGGCCTCCTTGTTGCTGCTGAAATTAAGCTTATACCTATCAAAGAGTACATGAAGCTAACATACAAGCCTGTAGTTGGTAATCTGAAGGAGCTTGCACAAGCTTATATGGATTCCTTTGCACCAGGCGATGGGGACCAAGACAACCCTGACAAGGTTCCTGACTTTGTCGAGACCATGATTTACTCTCCTACAGAAGCTGTGTGCATGACGGGGATATATGCTTCCAAAGAAGAAGCGAAGAAGAAGGGCAATAAAATCAATAGtgttggttggtggttcaaaccATGGTTTTACCAGCATGCTGAGACGGCATTGAAGAAGGGAGAGTTTGTGGAATATATCCCTACAAGAGAGTATTACCACAGGCACACAAGGTGCTTATACTGGGAGGGGAAACTCATCCTCCCATTCGCTGATCAGTGTTGGTTTAGATATCTGCTTGGTTGGATGATGCCACCCAAGGTTTCTCTTCTGAAGGCTACTCAAGGAGAAGCTATTAGGACCTATTACCATGAAATGCATGTCATCCAAGATATGCTTGTTCCCCTATATAAGGTTGGAGATGCTTTGGAGTGGGTACATCGCGAGATGGAG TTGTATCCTCTCTGGCTCTGTCCACACAGACTGTACAAACTCCCTGTTAAAACTATGGTGTATCCAGAACCTGGATTTGAGCTACATCAGAGGCAAGGCGACACACATTATGCGCAGATGTATACTGATGTTGGAGTCTACTACGCTCCTGGACCTGTCCTAAGAGGTGAGCAATTCGATGGAGCTGAGGCAGTTCATAAAATGGAAGACTGGCTGATTGAAAACCATGGATTCCAGCCACAATATGCTGTATCTGAGCTCAGCGAGAAGAATTTCTGGAGAATGTTTGATGCTGATCTTTACGAGCATTGCAGGAGGAAGTACGGAGCTATCGGTACATTCATGAGTGTCTATTACAAGTGTAAGAAAGGTAGGAAGACTGAGAAAGAGGTTCAAGAAGCCGAACAGGCAATACTCGAGACTCCAGATGCTGAGGCCTATTAG
- the LOC142547692 gene encoding 1-aminocyclopropane-1-carboxylate oxidase homolog 3-like, with the protein MATNPTEGEPSYDRHQELKAFDETKTGVKGLADGGITKIPRIFIQPPSYSPNPNNQNPTFPLINLESIHENPIKRKNVIDEVRAASETWGFFQVINHGICDGILQEMHDGVRRFYEQDDEVKKEWYTRDLSRRVIYNSNFDLFSAPSANWRDTAYCQMAPDAPKPEELPEVCRDIMFEYTNQILKLGKTLFQLLSEALGLKPNHLGVMECGEGITLLCHYYPLCPQPELTVGTSQHADSDFLTVLLNDGVNGLQVLYQNQWVDVPFVHGALVVNVGDLLQLVSNDRFKSAEHRVLANNASPRISVACFFRSDLSMTDTKLYEPIEELLSEDDPPKYRPTTVTEYVNYFNNKGLDGTSALPHFRV; encoded by the exons ATGGCCACCAATCCCACCGAAGGCGAACCAAGCTACGACCGACATCAAGAACTCAAAGCTTTCGACGAAACGAAAACCGGCGTCAAAGGTTTAGCCGACGGTGGCATCACCAAAATCCCAAGAATCTTCATCCAACCTCCGAGTTATAGTCCAAACCCGAATAATCAAAACCCCACTTTCCCGCTGATAAATCTTGAATCCATCCACGAAAATCCCATCAAGCGCAAGAACGTGATCGACGAAGTCCGAGCCGCATCGGAGACGTGGGGTTTCTTCCAGGTGATCAACCATGGGATCTGCGATGGTATTTTGCAGGAAATGCACGATGGGGTGCGCAGATTTTACGAGCAGGACGATGAAGTGAAGAAGGAGTGGTACACGAGGGATTTGAGCAGAAGGGTTATTTACAACAGTAATTTCGATCTGTTTAGTGCTCCTTCTGCTAATTGGAGGGATACTGCTTACTGTCAAATGGCGCCCGATGCTCCCAAACCTGAGGAATTGCCGGAGGTTTGCAG AGATATAATGTTTGAGTACACAAACCAAATCCTAAAGCTTGGGAAAACGTTGTTCCAATTACTTTCTGAGGCACTTGGCCTCAAACCCAATCATCTTGGAGTAATGGAGTGTGGTGAGGGGATCACACTTTTGTGCCATTATTACCCTTTGTGCCCTCAACCGGAATTAACAGTTGGTACAAGCCAGCATGCAGATAGTGACTTCCTTACTGTGCTCTTGAATGATGGAGTGAATGGGTTGCAAGTTCTGTATCAGAATCAATGGGTTGATGTTCCCTTTGTGCATGGAGCTTTGGTGGTAAATGTTGGGGACCTTCTTCAG CTTGTGTCGAATGACAGGTTCAAAAGTGCAGAACATAGAGTGCTAGCGAACAATGCGAGTCCAAGAATCTCCGTCGCATGTTTCTTTAGGAGTGATTTATCGATGACGGACACGAAGCTCTACGAGCCGATCGAAGAACTCTTGTCCGAAGATGATCCACCCAAATACAGGCCAACTACTGTGACAGAATATGTGAACTACTTCAACAATAAGGGGTTGGATGGAACTTCCGCTCTACCACATTTCAGGGTTTGA
- the LOC142544477 gene encoding delta(24)-sterol reductase, translated as MSDLEAPLRPKRKKVWVDYFVKFRWIIVIFVVLPISFTLYFLTYLGDVRSECKSFKKRQQEHDENVKKVVKRLKERNPKKDGLVCTARKPWIAVGMRNVDYKRARHFEVDLSCFRNVLDVDKERMVARVEPLVNMGQISRVTVPLNLSLAVVAELDDLTVGGLINGYGIEGSSHLYGLFSDTVVAYEIVLADGRLVRATRDNEYSDLFYAIPWSQGTLGLLVAAEIKLIPIKEYMKLTYKPVVGNLKELAQAYMDSFAPGDGDQDNPDKVPDFVETMIYSPTEAVCMTGIYASKEEAKKKGNKINSVGWWFKPWFYQHAETALKKGEFVEYIPTREYYHRHTRCLYWEGKLILPFADQCWFRYLLGWMMPPKVSLLKATQGEAIRTYYHEMHVIQDMLVPLYKVGDALEWVHREMELYPLWLCPHRLYKLPVKTMVYPEPGFELHQRQGDTHYAQMYTDVGVYYAPGPVLRGEQFDGAEAVHKMEDWLIENHGFQPQYAVSELSEKNFWRMFDADLYEHCRRKYGAIGTFMSVYYKCRIL; from the exons ATGTCGGATCTCGAGGCCCCATTGCGCCCCAAGAGAAAGAAGGTTTGGGTGGACTATTTTGTCAAATTCCGATGGATAATTGTCATCTTCGTTGTTCTTCCCATCTCCTTCACTTTATACTTCCTCACATATCTTGGGGATGTGAGGTCAGAATGCAAATCCTTCAAGAAGCGTCAGCAGGAGCACGATGAAAATGTCAAGAAAGTTGTGAAACGCCTCAAGGAGAGGAACCCAAAAAAAGACGGTCTTGTCTGCACAGCCCGGAAACCTTGGATTGCTGTTGGAATGCGTAACGTGGACTATAAGCGTGCTCGACACTTTGAGGTGGACCTTTCTTGTTTCAGAAACGTTCTTGACGTTGACAAGGAAAGAATGGTCGCAAGAGTGGAGCCTTTGGTTAACATGGGTCAGATTTCTCGGGTTACTGTCCCATTGAATCTTTCTCTCGCTGTTGTTGCCGAGCTTGATGATCTGACTGTTGGTGGTCTGATCAATGGATATGGAATAGAAGGAAGCTCCCATCTTTATGGCCTATTCTCGGACACTGTTGTGGCTTATGAAATTGTTTTGGCCGATGGGAGGTTGGTTAGAGCTACGAGGGACAATGAATACTCTGATCTTTTCTATGCTATTCCCTGGTCTCAGGGGACACTCGGCCTCCTTGTTGCTGCTGAAATTAAGCTTATACCTATCAAAGAGTACATGAAGCTAACATACAAGCCTGTAGTTGGTAATCTGAAGGAGCTTGCACAAGCTTATATGGATTCCTTTGCACCAGGCGATGGGGACCAAGACAACCCTGACAAGGTTCCTGACTTTGTCGAGACCATGATTTACTCTCCTACAGAAGCTGTGTGCATGACGGGGATATATGCTTCCAAAGAAGAAGCGAAGAAGAAGGGCAATAAAATCAATAGtgttggttggtggttcaaaccATGGTTTTACCAGCATGCTGAGACGGCATTGAAGAAGGGAGAGTTTGTGGAATATATCCCTACAAGAGAGTATTACCACAGGCACACAAGGTGCTTATACTGGGAGGGGAAACTCATCCTCCCATTCGCTGATCAGTGTTGGTTTAGATATCTGCTTGGTTGGATGATGCCACCCAAGGTTTCTCTTCTGAAGGCTACTCAAGGAGAAGCTATTAGGACCTATTACCATGAAATGCATGTCATCCAAGATATGCTTGTTCCCCTATATAAGGTTGGAGATGCTTTGGAGTGGGTACATCGCGAGATGGAG TTGTATCCTCTCTGGCTCTGTCCACACAGACTGTACAAACTCCCTGTTAAAACTATGGTGTATCCAGAACCTGGATTTGAGCTACATCAGAGGCAAGGCGACACACATTATGCGCAGATGTATACTGATGTTGGAGTCTACTACGCTCCTGGACCTGTCCTAAGAGGTGAGCAATTCGATGGAGCTGAGGCAGTTCATAAAATGGAAGACTGGCTGATTGAAAACCATGGATTCCAGCCACAATATGCTGTATCTGAGCTCAGCGAGAAGAATTTCTGGAGAATGTTTGATGCTGATCTTTACGAGCATTGCAGGAGGAAGTACGGAGCTATCGGTACATTCATGAGTGTCTATTACaagtgtcgtattttgtga
- the LOC142547695 gene encoding bet1-like SNARE 1-2: MSYRRDHRASRSALLDKLDSLEEGGLRASSSYSNGIDDHNEQAMDSLHDRVSFLKRLTGDIHEEVESHNRVLDRMGNEMDASRGIMSGTMDRFKMVFDKKSNRRACKLSMYFVVSFFALYYIIRALFYFMYG; the protein is encoded by the exons ATGAGCTACCGGAG GGACCATCGGGCTTCAAGAAGCGCACTTCTCGATAAATTGGATAGCCTTGAAGAAGGTGGTCTTAGAGCGTCTTCTTCATATTCAAATGGTATCGATGATCATAATGAACAAGCTATGGACAGTTTGCATGATAGAGTCAGCTTTTTGAAAAGG TTAACAGGTGACATACACGAGGAGGTGGAGAGTCATAACCGCGTGTTAGATCGAATG GGAAATGAGATGGATGCATCAAGAGGAATTATGTCAGGAACAATGGATCGTTTCAAGATG GTGTTCGATAAGAAATCAAATAGGAGAGCCTGCAAACTTTCCATGTATTTTGTCGTATCGTTCTTTGCTCTGTACTATATCATAAG GGCGCTCTTTTATTTCATGTATGGTTGA
- the LOC142547694 gene encoding LOW QUALITY PROTEIN: DNA repair protein RAD5B (The sequence of the model RefSeq protein was modified relative to this genomic sequence to represent the inferred CDS: inserted 1 base in 1 codon; deleted 3 bases in 2 codons) — protein sequence MDTVAMQHEEMQRIIKMVKSVVGPEIPEPAIVKAIYECNNNSDAAINYILDSLSRFSAVHKTITSTGGARISSVHIPSQNKCGEEVRDSDCDFSNGWGLVKQESTEADATQGEFLSVENGESKEILKAKEECDVGFGGGDGYSEGKDLSGDEKCLALVASSRFSFEARLAKLRGNGCLEGMDGEPEIGSDVNCATLLKEEQNGLNSEEPLNFRGPGAENKVVKEEPYIESESKSLIFVKDEMKEVISAQPLSARKLSDDEYKKIRACSDYSKTKTERSREMRLSTVLVEDGDFVEEPDWLMVGRTVINGLSTTKGRKLENNEIVHFAFPSAVKGNRCNSPFVSAKASNAASSIVRFSTKRSGEIGRLPMEWAKCLVPLVNSSKVKILGRCIAAPVNLVLMQEIMLYVSFYIHHSVFTAADLSSWKLEPSHNATTYPLLTLFKLLKVNPFQKAEFTPEELDSRKRSLNLDVEYNENASFIPGAKRRNGCQQIQQQSKDEQVISESSLNKLVGAVDMYNLEEMEPPETLTCKLRAYQKQALYWMFELEKGESVEEAARSLHPCWAAYRMCDERAPAIYVNIFSGVASTKYPTASQMARGGILADAMGLGKTVMTIALIHSRNGRGSPEDQQVVLEEVAETEYTKNKKRDSIAESFKKIKGGTLIICPMALLGQWKDELETHSALDSISIFVYYGGGRTDNPRVIADLDVVLTTYGVLTEAYKKDSDNSIFHRVEWHRVVLDEAHIIKSSKTLAAQAAFALSSYCRWCLTGTPLQNKLDDLYSLLCFLHVEPWCNWAWWNKLVQRPYDNGDPRGMKLIKAILRPLMLRRTKESKDKDGRPILVLPPTDVKVIECEQSEAERDFYEALFKKSKVQFDQFVAQGKVLHNFANILELLLRLRQCCNHPFLVMSRGDTQEYADLNKLARRFLQTNPDSGTHQAPSRAYVEEVVRDLQNGENAECPICLESADDPVLTPCAHRMCRECLISSWRTQVAGLCPICRQTFKKSDLITCPSSSHFRIDVNKNWKESSKVSKLLDFLEQIFRSGSGEKSIVFSQWTSFLDLLEIPLKERRIGFLRFDGKLVQKQRERVLHEFAETREKMVLLMSLKAGGVGLNLTAASNVFLMDPWWNPAVEEQAVMRIHRIGQKRTVHVRRFIVKDTVEERLHQVQARKQRMIAGALTDDEXRSARIEELKMLFR from the exons ATGGATACCGTGGCCATGCAGCATGAAGAAATGCAGAGAATAATCAAGATGGTGAAATCAGTTGTCGGGCCTGAAATACCCGAGCCCGCCATCGTCAAAGCTATATATGAATGCAACAACAACTCAGATGCAGCTATCAACTACATTCTTGATTCGCTTTCAAGATTTTCGGCGGTGCACAAAACCATCACATCAACCGGTGGGGCAAGAATATCCAGTGTTCACATACCTTCGCAAAATAAATGTGGGGAGGAGGTACGAGATTCTGATTGTGATTTTTCTAATGGGTGGGGATTAGTTAAGCAGGAATCTACTGAAGCAGATGCCACCCAAGGCGAGTTTTTAAGTGTAGAAAACGGTGAAAGCAAGGAAATCTTGAAAGCGAAAGAAGAATGTGATGTGGGTTTTGGGGGAGGAGATGGTTATTCAGAGGGGAAGGATTTATCGGGTGACGAAAAGTGTCTGGCATTGGTGGCAAGTAGTCGATTTAGTTTCGAAGCGCGGTTGGCTAAGTTGCGTGGAAATGGCTGTTTAGAAGGGATGGATGGGGAA CCGGAGATAGGCAGCGATGTAAATTGTGCAACTTTGCTCAAAGAGGAGCAAAATGGTTTGAATTCCGAAGAACCGCTAAATTTTCGTGGACCTGGAGCCGAAAACAAGGTGGTGAAAGAGGAGCCTTATATAGAGAGTGAGAGTAAAAGTCTAATCTTTGTAAAAGATGAAATGAAAGAGGTAATCAGTGCACAGCCATTGAGTGCAAGAAAATTATCTGATGATGAATATAAAAAAATCCGAGCCTGTAGCGATTATTCGAAGACTAAAACGGAAAGAAGTCGAGAAATGAGGCTGAGTACCGTATTGGTCGAAGATGGGGATTTTGTTGAGGAGCCAGATTGGTTGATGGTTGGGAGGACAGTCATTAACGGGCTTTCCACAACGAAAGGAAGGAAATTGGAGAATAATGAGATTGTACATTTTGCTTTCCCTAGTGCAGTTAAAGGGAATAGGTGCAATTCACCCTTTGTTAGTGCTAAGGCTTCTAATGCAGCTTCAAGTATAGTACGATTCTCAACAAAAAGATCTGGAGAG ATTGGACGGCTTCCGATGGAATGGGCAAAATGCCTTGTTCCTCTAGTTAATTCCTCCAAGGTGAAAATTCTTGGTCGATGCATTGCTGCACCAGTAAATCTTGTGTTGATGCAAGAGATTATGTTGTATGTGAG TTTCTATATTCACCATTCGGTTTTCACTGCGGCTGATTTATCGTCTTGGAAGCTTGAGCCGTCACACAACGCCACAACTTATCCTCTTTTGACATTGTTTAAGCTTCTGAAAGTGAATCCTTTTCAAAAG GCTGAATTTACACCAGAAGAACTTGACTCTCGAAAGCGCTCCCTCAACTTAGAT GTTGAGTATAATGAAAATGCCTCTTTTATTCCCGGAGCGAAGAGAAGAAATGGCTGCCAACAAATCCAGCAGCAAAGCAAAGATGAGCAAGTTATTTCAGAATCATCCTTGAATAAGCTGGTTGGTGCTGTGGACATGTATAACTTAGAG GAAATGGAGCCTCCAGAGACTCTTACTTGTAAATTAAGGGCGTACCAGAAGCAGGCACTTTACTGGATGTTTGAGTTGGAGAAGGGAGAAAGTGTAGAAGAAGCAGCAAGGAGTCTTCATCCATGTTGGGCAGCATATCGCATGTGTGACGA GAGAGCTCCAGCAATTTATGTGAATATTTTCTCCGGGGTA GCAAGTACAAAATATCCAACTGCAAGCCAGATGGCAAGAGGAGGA ATTCTCGCAGATGCAATGGGACTTGGGAAGACTGTGATGAcaattgcattgatacattcaAGAAATGGCAGGGGTAGCCCAGAGGATCAACAAGTTGTTCTGGAAGAAGTAGCAGAGACTGAATATACTAAGAACAAGAAAAGGGACTCTATTGCTGAgtcttttaagaaaataaaaggCGGCACTCTTATTATTTGTCCGATGGCTTTACTAGGCCAATGGAAG GATGAACTTGAAACCCATTCAGCGCTAGATAGTATATCAATCTTTGTTTACTACGGTGGGGGAAGGACAGATAACCCAAGGGTGATTGCAGATCTTGATGTGGTATTGACTACATATGGTGTCTTAACTGAAGCATATAAAAAA GACTCAGATAACAGCATATTTCATAGAGTTGAATGGCATAGGGTAGTGTTAGATGAAGCTCACATCATCAAATCATCAAAAACTCTGGCTGCTCAGGCTGCTTTTGCATTGTCCTCGTATTGTCGTTGGTGCCTTACTGGCACTCCTCTTCAG AATAAATTGGACGATTTGTACAGCCTACTGTGCTTCTTGCACGTAGAGCCATGGTGCAACTGGGCATG GTGGAACAAACTGGTTCAGAGGCCATATGATAATGGTGATCCAAGAGGTATGAAATTGATCAAGGCCATTTTGAGGCCACTTATGCTGAGAAGAACAAAGGAGTCAAAGGATAAAGACGGAAG GCCGATTCTCGTTCTCCCACCAACCGATGTCAAAGTGATTGAATGTGAACAATCAGAAGCTGAGCGTGATTTTTATGAAGCCCTCTTCAAGAAATCTAAA GTTCAATTTGATCAATTTGTGGCTCAAGGCAAAGTTCTTCATAACTTCGCGAATATTCTCGAGCTATTACTTAGACTGAGGCAATGTTGCAACCACCCATTTCTTGTAATGAG CCGTGGTGATACACAAGAATATGCAGACTTGAACAAACTAGCAAGAAGATTCCTCCAGACAAATCCAGACTCAGGCACTCATCAAGCCCCTTCTCGAGCATATGTTGAGGAAGTAGTCAGGGACCTTCAAAACGGTGAAAATGCAGAGTGCCCCATTTGCCTAGAATCAGCAGATGACCCTGTGTTAACACCATGTGCACATAGAATGTGCCGGGAATGCCTTATATCGAGCTGGCGAACACAGGTTGCTGGACTCTGCCCCATTTGCCGGCAAACGTTCAAGAAAAGCGACCTTATTACATGTCCATCCAGCAGCCATTTCAGAATTGATGTCAACAAGAACTGGAAAGAATCATCCAAAGTCTCCAAACTTTTGGACTTCTTAGAGCAAATCTTCCGTTCAGGTTCTGGAGAGAAAAGCATAGTTTTTAGCCAGTGGACTTCATTTTTGGATCTTTTGGAGATCCCACTCAAGGAGAGGAGGATTGGATTCTTGAGGTTTGATGGAAAGCTCGTGCAGAAACAGAGGGAGAGAGTCTTGCATGAGTTCGCGGAAACTCGGGAAAAAATG GTGTTGCTAATGTCCCTTAAAGCAGGTGGGGTGGGCTTGAATTTGACAGCAGCTTCCAATGTTTTTCTAATG GATCCATGGTGGAATCCTGCAGTAGAAGAGCAAGCAGTTATGAGGATCCATAGAATTGGTCAAAAGAGGACTGTTCACGTTAGAAGATTCATTGTCAAG GATACTGTGGAAGAAAGACTTCATCAAGTGCAAGCAAGGAAGCAACGGATGATCGCCGGAGCTTTAACAGACGACG GTCGATCAGCCCGAATTGAGGAACTCAAAATGCTTTTTAGATGA